In Primulina huaijiensis isolate GDHJ02 chromosome 6, ASM1229523v2, whole genome shotgun sequence, a single window of DNA contains:
- the LOC140978215 gene encoding F-box protein At5g46170-like: MCSMRLELGSRLYPEQIDHFDRLPDSILLLIFNRIGDVKALGRCCVVSRRFRALVPQVDDVIVRVDCVISDDDSSSSATSSSVSVLDKSSYPIVSLFRLFFFGLVKPLHSLITQLIVPSSASRNTSLSQDFECDSEQNSVTHHSPSQVLRNFNEIKLLRIELPSGELGIGEGVLLKWKADFGSTLDSCVIFGASNMIRTANSMIYNYAGAHVASEADIGNNNRVGEIDRGSIPESFYTNGGLKLRVVWTISSLVAASARHYLLQPIIAEHETLESLFLTDADGQGVLSMNKEQLRELRMKPLLASSASKRTLVPALNMWLWYAPRLELPCGMVLEGATLVAIRPSEHPKKEILGLELNWVSSALEEPLDTAAKMLLKRRAYCLEMNSF; this comes from the coding sequence ATGTGCTCGATGAGATTAGAACTGGGCAGCAGACTCTACCCCGAACAGATTGATCACTTCGACCGGCTTCCGGACTCCATTCTCCTCCTTATCTTTAACAGGATCGGCGACGTCAAAGCATTGGGCCGATGCTGCGTTGTTTCCAGGCGTTTTCGCGCTCTTGTCCCTCAGGTGGATGACGTCATCGTCCGCGTCGATTGCGTCATCTCGGACGATGATTCATCTTCATCTGCCACCTCCTCATCTGTCTCGGTTTTAGACAAGTCCAGCTATCCCATTGTCTCTCTCTTCAGGCTATTCTTTTTTGGGCTCGTCAAACCCCTGCACTCTCTTATTACTCAGCTCATCGTTCCCTCCTCCGCTTCTCGAAATACTTCTCTGTCCCAAGATTTCGAATGTGATTCTGAACAAAATAGCGTCACGCACCATTCCCCTAGTCAAGTCTTGAGGAATTTTAACGAAATTAAGCTCCTCAGAATTGAATTACCGAGTGGCGAGCTCGGGATTGGTGAGGGTGTTCTGCTGAAGTGGAAGGCAGATTTTGGGTCCACTCTTGATAGCTGCGTCATTTTTGGAGCTTCAAACATGATTCGAACTGCCAATAGTATGATTTACAATTATGCAGGTGCTCATGTTGCTTCTGAAGCCGACATTGGGAACAACAATAGAGTTGGCGAGATCGATCGTGGCAGCATTCCTGAATCTTTTTACACGAATGGGGGCTTAAAGTTGCGTGTTGTGTGGACGATAAGCTCTTTGGTTGCAGCCTCAGCGAGACATTATCTTCTTCAGCCTATAATTGCCGAGCATGAGACATTGGAGAGCTTGTTTTTAACGGATGCTGATGGGCAAGGAGTGTTGTCTATGAATAAAGAGCAGCTGCGAGAGCTGAGGATGAAGCCTTTGTTGGCATCATCAGCATCTAAAAGGACTCTCGTTCCAGCTCTGAATATGTGGTTGTGGTATGCCCCTCGTTTGGAATTGCCTTGTGGGATGGTGTTGGAAGGTGCAACCTTGGTGGCGATTAGGCCTAGTGAGCACCCGAAGAAGGAGATCTTGGGTTTAGAATTGAACTGGGTGTCCTCTGCGCTTGAGGAACCACTTGATACTGCCGCAAAGATGTTATTAAAGAGAAGGGCTTATTGTCTAGAAATGAACTCCTTTTGA